In Halobacterium noricense, the genomic stretch CTCCTCGACGGCACCGAGCGCAGTCAGGAAGACGAGCCACGCGGACGCCTCCCCGCGGTCGTGGACGTCCGCGCGTTCGACGAGCCGCCGACAGCAGTCGTCCTCGGACTCGGGAACCAGCGGCACCGCGTCGCGGACCTCGCGGACGCGGGCCAGCGACGCCGGCGCGGGCGGGACGGGTTTGCGCTGCATACCGGTGGCTGGGGCGTGGACGGCCTTGAGTTCGGCGACGTCGCGCTGAGAGCCGGCGGGGGTCGCTGCCGACACCGTGTTTTTTGATTGTTCACACCTAACATAGGGATAGCACAGCCGGGAGCTGCACGCGCCGGAGTGCCGCATCTGGCCCCCAACAAATGGTCGACAGCACCCAGATATCGACGAGCAAGGCGATACAGCAGCGGACGGGCAAGACGTTCCACCTGGCGACGCGTCTCCTCCCCGAGCGCGTGCGTCACGCGACGTACGTCCTGTACGCATTCTTCCGCGTCGCCGACGACGTCGTGGACACGACCGCGGACCGCGACCCGGCCACCCAGCGCACGGAGCTAGAGGCGATTCGGGCGGCGGCGCTCGGCGAGGACGCCAACTCGGAGTTCCCCGACGCGGAGACGGCGGACGTGTTGGCGGCGTTCGCCGAACTCGCCGAGCGCTACGACGTCCCCGACGAGGACGTGGACACGTTCGTGGACGCGATGCTGACGGACCTCGAACAGACGCGCTACGACACCCACGAGGACCTGGCGGCGTACATGCGAGGTTCCGCAGTCGCTGTCGGGAACATGATGGTCGCCATCATGGAGGTCGAGGACCCGGAGGCGGCGACTCCGCACGCGGCGGCGCTCGCGGAGGCGTTCCAGTTGAGCAACTTCCTGCGGGACGTCCGCGAGGACGTCGACGACTACGACCGCGTCTACCTCCCCGGGGAGACGCGGCGCGAGCACGGCGTCACCGTCGAGCAGTTGCGCCGCGGCGAGGTGACGGCGGGCTTCCGAGACGCGATGCGCGCGGAGTTGGCGCGCACGGAGACGAAGTACCGGGAGGGCGTCGCGGGCATCAAGTACCTGCCCGAGGACTGCCAATTCGCGGTGTTGCTGTCGGCGGTGCTGTACGCCGACCACCACCGCGAGATTCGGCGCCGGAACTACGACGTGCTCACGGAGACGCCGAGCCTCTCGACGACGCGGAAGCTCTGGCTGCTGGCGAAGACGCGGGCGCTGTGGGCGTTCTACGAGGACCCCGAGTACGTGTTCTACCGCGTGAGTTGTATCGCGTCGTCGAGCGACCACCGGCGCGGTCACGGCGACCCCCACCCCGCGCCGTAGTTACCGCGCGGGGTTCCGCCGGAGCACGCTGAAGTCGAAGCGGTCGGTCTCGACGAGTGCAACGCCGAGCAGCCCCGCCGCCAGCGCGGGGACGAGTTGGCCGAACGCGAGGTTCACCGCGCCCCACAGCAGCACGAAGCTCACGAGGTCGTCGAGGAAGAACGGGCACTGCGTGAGGCGGTCGCGGAGCGCGGCGCGGTCGAACCCCCAGTCGAGGACGGCGACGGAGACGGTCGCGGAGAGCACCCAGCCGAGGTAGTTCGACAGCGGGACGCCGTAGTACGCGCCGGCGGCGTCGTACGCCCAGAAGCCGAGCGCGACCGCGCCGGGGTCGAGGACGACGTCCATCCAGACGACGACCGCCGCGACTGCGGGCAGGCGGACGACCGCGCGGCGGGTGTGGCGTCCGAACAGCAACAGCACGAGGAGGTAGCTGTTGACGACCAGCGGCAGGAAGAACACCGGGAGGCCGAGCGGGACGCTGCCGGCGAGCATCGGTCCGAGGTCGATTAGGTACTCGAAGTGCCCGTACGGCCAGCCGATGGCGACGCCGACGAACTCGATGGCGAAAGCGTACGCGACGAGCGCGAGCACCGCGACTGCGGCCTTGCGGTCGACGAGCGGGAGCAGGCCCGCAATCAGGGGGAGGCGCATCACGGCGACGCCCGCGAGCACGAGGTAGGGGTTGAACGCCAGCTGCTCGGGGAGCCACCCCCACGCCGAGGCGAGCAGGAGGGCGGCCCCGACGACGGGGAACACGACGGCGATTTCGAAGCGGTGGCCGGCGACGAGTTCGTCGAGGCGGCGCTCGACGAGAGCGCGCGCGGAGGCCTCAGACACGGGTGAGCCTCCAGAGCGCGCCGAGGGTGAGCGCGGCGCCGACGACCGTGTTCACGATTGGGAACCACCAGTACGCGCGGTCGACCGCGACATCGGCGGCGACGATGCCGGCGACGAGGACGGGATACGCGAACAGGACCGCGCCGAGCCGCCAATCCACGGCGGCGAAGACGGCGGCGGACACGAGCCAGCACGCCGCGCAGTAGGCGTACGTGCGGCGCTCACCGAGTGCCGTGGCGGTAGTCGTAATGTTGGCTTCGCGGTCGGGCTCGATGTCCGGAATCGCGGAGAACGTGTGCATCCCCATCGCCCACAGCCAGCCGCCAGCGACTGCGAGCAGCGGGGGCTGGTAGCCCGCGACGGCGGCGTACGCGGCAGCGCCGGGGAGCACGTAGAGGCCGTTCGAGAGGGAATCCAGCAGCGGCGTCGTCTTGAAGCGCAGCGGCGGCGCGCTGTACTCCACGGAGAGGAGCGCCCACGCGACGAGCCACGGGGACGCGCCCGCCGGCAGGACGGCTGCGACCGGGACGAGCAGCAGTCCCGAGGCGACGACGATCGCCGAGACGGCGCGACCTCCCCTGAATCGCGCTTCCTTCTCGTCCTTTTTCGGGTTCAGTTCGTCGACGTCGCGGTCGAAGGCGTCGTTGACGCCGTAGAGGAAGACGTTCGCGGGGACGAGGAAGTACGCGAACAGCGCGACCGCCGGCAGCGAGAACAGGTCGGGGACGGTCTCGGCGGCGTACGCGATGCCGACGACGACGGGGCCGGCGAGGTAGAACCAGAACCGCGGCCGGGAG encodes the following:
- a CDS encoding phytoene/squalene synthase family protein codes for the protein MVDSTQISTSKAIQQRTGKTFHLATRLLPERVRHATYVLYAFFRVADDVVDTTADRDPATQRTELEAIRAAALGEDANSEFPDAETADVLAAFAELAERYDVPDEDVDTFVDAMLTDLEQTRYDTHEDLAAYMRGSAVAVGNMMVAIMEVEDPEAATPHAAALAEAFQLSNFLRDVREDVDDYDRVYLPGETRREHGVTVEQLRRGEVTAGFRDAMRAELARTETKYREGVAGIKYLPEDCQFAVLLSAVLYADHHREIRRRNYDVLTETPSLSTTRKLWLLAKTRALWAFYEDPEYVFYRVSCIASSSDHRRGHGDPHPAP
- the cruF gene encoding bisanhydrobacterioruberin hydratase, which codes for MSEASARALVERRLDELVAGHRFEIAVVFPVVGAALLLASAWGWLPEQLAFNPYLVLAGVAVMRLPLIAGLLPLVDRKAAVAVLALVAYAFAIEFVGVAIGWPYGHFEYLIDLGPMLAGSVPLGLPVFFLPLVVNSYLLVLLLFGRHTRRAVVRLPAVAAVVVWMDVVLDPGAVALGFWAYDAAGAYYGVPLSNYLGWVLSATVSVAVLDWGFDRAALRDRLTQCPFFLDDLVSFVLLWGAVNLAFGQLVPALAAGLLGVALVETDRFDFSVLRRNPAR
- a CDS encoding prenyltransferase; this translates as MLRYLLVLSRPRFWFYLAGPVVVGIAYAAETVPDLFSLPAVALFAYFLVPANVFLYGVNDAFDRDVDELNPKKDEKEARFRGGRAVSAIVVASGLLLVPVAAVLPAGASPWLVAWALLSVEYSAPPLRFKTTPLLDSLSNGLYVLPGAAAYAAVAGYQPPLLAVAGGWLWAMGMHTFSAIPDIEPDREANITTTATALGERRTYAYCAACWLVSAAVFAAVDWRLGAVLFAYPVLVAGIVAADVAVDRAYWWFPIVNTVVGAALTLGALWRLTRV